The DNA sequence GCCGGCGTTGGTGAACAACAGGGTTGGATCATCGGCCGGAACCAGCGCCGACGAGGGGACTTCGCGATGCCCTTTGGCCGCGAAGTAGTCGAGAAAAAGTCTCCGAATCGTGCGTGCGTGCATGAGGCGGAATATAGGGAGTGACCCCCGGATCCGTGAGGCGGGCGGCCCGCCCTAGGCGACCGCCCGGATCAGCCGCACGACCTCGGATCCGGTATATCCGCGGCGGGCCAAGTAGGCCAGCAGCCGGCGCCGGACCGTAGCCGGTGGCAGCCCCTTGAGCTGCCCGGCGCGCCGGGCAATCAGGCCCTCGATGGCCGCCTGGGCCACCTCCGGCGCGCTCAACCCTTCGAGCGCCGTTTCCACCAAATCCTTGGCGACCCCCATTTGCACCAGCTCCCGCCGCAACCGGGCCGGGCCCCGCCCCCGCTCCGAACGCGAGCGGACGTAGAAAACGGCAAACGCCCGATCATCCAGATAGCCACCGGCTGCGGCCCGGTCCAGCGCCAACTGGACCATGTCGGGCGGATGGCCCTTGAGCGCCAGCCGCCGCTCCAAGTCGCGGCGCGCAAGCGGTCGCCGGCCGAGCAGTCGAATCACCGTGCGGTACGCGGCCTCCTGGTCAATCGCCCGGCTCAGCCGACCCGCTTGGTCGGGGCCGATGACGACCCCGACCTCCAGCCCCTCCTGACGAATCGCGTCCGCCGGCACGAGGAACACCGTTTTCCCACCGATGACGATGCGGACGGTTCCCTCGCGCCGGATGTCGGGCTCGATCGCCTCGATCGGCCTATTCGGCGTCACTCTCGTCCTCAGGGGGGCCGAGCCCCGGTTTCACCCCGAGCCATTCCTTGACCTTCTGCTCAACCTCGGCCAGCATGACCTGATTGTCCCGGATGAACAGCTTGGCGTTCTCCCGGCCTTGGCCGATCCGTTGCTCGCCGTAGGAGTACCAGGCGCCCGACTTCTGGATGATGTTGGCTTCCGAAGCCAGATCGACCAACAGCCCGGTGTGGCTGATGCCTTCGTCGAACAGAATGTCGAACTCCGCCTGTTTGAATGGCGGCGCCACCTTGTTCTTGACCACTTTAACCCGGACCCGGTTGCCGATGATGTTCTCCCGTTCTTTGACCGGACCGACCCGCCGGATATCGAGCCGGAGCGAGGCGTAGAACTTGAGCGCTTTACCGCCGGTCGTGGTCTCCGGATTCCCGAACATCACCCCGATCTTTTCGCGGAGCTGATTGATGAACACAACCGACGCATTGGAGCGGTGAATCGCCCCGGCCAGCTTCCGAAGCGCCTGGCTCATCAGCCGCGCCTGCAAGCCCATGTGACTGTCGCCCATTTCGCCTTCGATTTCGGCCTTTGGCACCAGCGCCGCCACCGAGTCGATGATCACCAAATCCACCGCGCCCGAGCGGACCAGGATCTCGACGATTTCGAGCCCCTGCTCCCCGGTATCGGGCTGCGACACCAGCAGGCTGTCCACATCCACGCCGAGCCGCCGGGCGTAGTCCACGTCCAAAGCATGCTCGGCGTCCACGTACGCCGCCGTTCCCCCGGTTTTCTGGACGTTGGCCGCCAAGTGGAGACACAACGTCGTCTTGCCCGACGACTCCGGACCGTAGATCTCGGTAATCCGGCCCCGCGGGATTCCGCCGATCCCGACCGCGGCATCGAGGTTCACCGCCCCGGTCGAAATGGCCCCGATTCGCTCCTTGGGCGCATCGGTTCCCATCCGCATGATGGAACCCTTGCCGAGCTGTTTTTCGATCTGGGCAATGGCGAGGTTGAGGGCCTTCCGGCGGTCGGCGGTGTGCCGAGATTCTTCTACAGGTGGCATTACGAGGGTTCCTTTTGGGCTTGAAGTACGCTTGTACCAACGTGGCCGTTTTTGATCCAC is a window from the Gemmatimonadota bacterium genome containing:
- a CDS encoding regulatory protein RecX produces the protein MTPNRPIEAIEPDIRREGTVRIVIGGKTVFLVPADAIRQEGLEVGVVIGPDQAGRLSRAIDQEAAYRTVIRLLGRRPLARRDLERRLALKGHPPDMVQLALDRAAAGGYLDDRAFAVFYVRSRSERGRGPARLRRELVQMGVAKDLVETALEGLSAPEVAQAAIEGLIARRAGQLKGLPPATVRRRLLAYLARRGYTGSEVVRLIRAVA
- the recA gene encoding recombinase RecA, producing MPPVEESRHTADRRKALNLAIAQIEKQLGKGSIMRMGTDAPKERIGAISTGAVNLDAAVGIGGIPRGRITEIYGPESSGKTTLCLHLAANVQKTGGTAAYVDAEHALDVDYARRLGVDVDSLLVSQPDTGEQGLEIVEILVRSGAVDLVIIDSVAALVPKAEIEGEMGDSHMGLQARLMSQALRKLAGAIHRSNASVVFINQLREKIGVMFGNPETTTGGKALKFYASLRLDIRRVGPVKERENIIGNRVRVKVVKNKVAPPFKQAEFDILFDEGISHTGLLVDLASEANIIQKSGAWYSYGEQRIGQGRENAKLFIRDNQVMLAEVEQKVKEWLGVKPGLGPPEDESDAE